A window from Carassius auratus strain Wakin chromosome 48, ASM336829v1, whole genome shotgun sequence encodes these proteins:
- the LOC113065669 gene encoding prefoldin subunit 4-like has product MAATMKKGVAAEDVNVTFEDQQKINKFARNTNRMSELKDEIEAKKKSLQNLEDASDDLMMCEDDAMLIPYQIGDVFISHSQEETQEMLEAAKEALQDEIKALEGRVSSIQELLGDLKVQLYAKFGNNINLEADES; this is encoded by the exons ATGGCAGCCACCATGAAGAAAGGAGTG GCAGCTGAAGATGTCAATGTAACATTTGAGGACCAGCAAAAGATCAACAAGTTTGCCAGGAACACAAATCGGATGTCTGAACTTAAAGACGAAATCGAGGCCAAAAAG aaatccTTACAGAATCTCGAGGATGCCAGTGATGACCTCATGATGTGTGAGGACGATGCAATGCTGATCCCGTATCAGATCGGAGACGTGTTCATCAGTCACTCGCAGGAAGAGACGCAGGAAATGCTGGAGGCAGCCAAG GAAGCTCTGCAGGATGAGATCAAAGCTCTGGAGGGTCGTGTGTCGTCCATACAGGAGCTCCTCGGAGATTTGAAGGTTCAGTTATATGCCAAGTTCGGAAACAACATCAATCTAGAGGCAGATGAGAGCTGA
- the LOC113065670 gene encoding tropomyosin-1, isoforms 33/34-like produces MGNEQSTSKKRQKANAEKKVQNGELNGHAAAAPEETEPETSKEAAVEQKSETPPAPVTNQPKPPEKEEVDSSKANGPTHVETTPEQKTTKSSDAEPHKKAAKPSGDEMSSFIGKMFKKKSEPVKPAAENNDSVDAPVKAVDLKIDMKPDKVLINADQKEILEEVAEKIKLQLVDSIPVQPISLGFLTKHVPLESSNTDEILPDRPATQEQVAEEPVKRKASELHTGHLKSEEELLVDAQAVEDEEPKTEDAEKALKEDTELIQLVESITSEEKKQACENNVDVEEPVVGAEEPLLVAEEIADSVEEIFHITQEQESLDAEESEEHQGNMCKETLVVTEEPSVEAALIAGQEIVPATSEFILAVNRSMTVDEDSWVIIQKPARLLNTSGLLEEPALTRTKWYSEDSSQLLSQLRSTCTKVLEDASYKPLSVDVCADESTIHITVELCPDELTCLNKDPVDIKSSTEPEPEAEALKPSPVEAAEENNPSEEAKAAEKTVMNFFKTFVTPTKTSKEAKATPDASKEQSQKETPPAPSTNEAPKAPPPPPPAPPKMESKAEPAVKKEDTSATKAAAAAA; encoded by the exons ATGGGAAACGAGCAATCAACTTCGAAAAAACGGCAGAAG GCAAATGCTGAGAAAAAAGTCCAGAATGGAGAGCTGAATGGACATGCAGCAGCAGCTCCAGAAGAAACTGAACCTG agACAAGCAAAGAAGCAGCAGTGGAGCAAAAGAGTGAAACCCCACCAGCCCCTGTCACAAATCAACCAAAACCACCAGAAAAAGAGGAGGTAGACAGCAGCAAAGCCAATGGACCCACACATGTGGAAACGACCCCTGAGCAAAAAACAACTAAATCATCAGATGCTGAACCACACAAAAAAGCTGCAAAGCCCAGTGGAGATGAGATGTCTAGCTTCATTGGTAAAATGTTCAAAAAGAAAAGCGAACCTGTGAAACCTGCAGCAGAAAACAACGATTCAGTGGACGCACCGGTCAAAGCAGTGGATCTGAAAATCGACATGAAGCCT GATAAAGTATTAATTAACGCAGACCAAAAGGAGATTCTTGAGGAAGTCGCGGAGAAGATCAAATTGCAATTGGTTGACTCCATTCCAGTACAACCCATAAGTTTAGGTTTTCTGACAAAGCACGTCCCGTTGGAGTCCTCAAACACAGATGAGATCCTTCCAGACCGGCCTGCTACACAAGAACAAGTAGCTGAAGAGCCAGTTAAAAGAAAAGCCAGTGAGTTACATACAGGACATCTAAAGTCTGAAGAGGAACTATTGGTTGATGCCCAGGCTGTAGAAGATGAAGAACCTAAGACTGAGGATGCCGAAAAGGCCTTGAAAGAAGACACAGAACTCATACAACTTGTTGAAAGCATAACGTCAGAAGAAAAGAAACAAGCATGTGAGAACAATGTCGATGTTGAGGAACCAGTCGTTGGAGCTGAAGAGCCATTGCTGGTTGCTGAAGAAATTGCAGACAGTGTTGAGGAAATCTTCCACATCACTCAGGAGCAAGAAAGCCTTGATGCAGAAGAGTCAGAGGAACATCAAGGGAACATGTGCAAGGAGACATTGGTGGTTACAGAAGAACCATCTGTGGAAGCAGCGCTGATTGCCGGACAAGAAATCGTTCCTGCCACTTCTGAGTTCATCTTAGCTGTTAATAGATCGATGACTGTAGATGAGGACAGTTGGGTGATCATTCAAAAACCGGCTCGACTGCTAAACACCTCTGGACTTTTAGAAGAACCTGCACTCACTAGAACTAAATGGTATTCAGAAGATTCTTCTCAATTGCTTTCCCAACTGAGGTCCACATGCACTAAAGTTTTAGAAGATGCTTCATATAAGCCGCTCAGTGTCGATGTATGTGCTGATGAAAGCACTATTCACATCACAGTTGAGCTCTGCCCGGATGAGCTCACATGTCTGAATAAG GATCCAGTGGACATAAAGAGCAGCACAGAGCCGGAGCCGGAGGCTGAAGCTCTCAAACCCAGTCCAGTGGAAGCTGCAGAAGAAAATAACCCGTCAGAGGAGGCCAAAGCAGCAGAAAAGACAGTTATGaactttttcaaaacattt GTCACTCCGACCAAAACAAGCAAAGAAGCCAAAGCCACTCCTGATGCTTCTAAAGAGCAG TCACAGAAAGAGACCCCACCAGCACCATCTACTAAT GAAGCACCCAAGGCACCCCCTCCTCCTCCCCCAGCGCCACCTAAGATGGAAAGCAAAGCAGAGCCGGCGGTGAAGAAAGAGGACACGTCTGCAACAAAAGCAGCCGCGGCAGCTGCA